The following are encoded in a window of Geobacter metallireducens GS-15 genomic DNA:
- the odhB gene encoding 2-oxoglutarate dehydrogenase complex dihydrolipoyllysine-residue succinyltransferase, whose translation MEIKVPSVGESVYEALVGKWLKKNGEAVRKDEPVCEIETDKITMEIDAGADGVLTIMVPEGATVKIGSVIGIIEAGTGDRGPGTGKGKEVPPLSPAVRKIAQELGIKPETVHGSGRGGRVTVDDLLTAGTRDLTAGTGDRGPGTGKGGEVPKDAAVKSGEAAAVGGKQKEFAFEPVPGPRSPVPAAERVTRSPMTPIRKRIAERLLVARQQTAMLTTFNEADLGRVMELRKKYKEHFQKKHGVSLGFMSFFVKACVEALKEYPAVNGSIEGDDIVFHHYYHIGIAIGAEKGLVVPVLRDADRLSFAEIETTIAGFAEKTKANRLELSDLQGGTFTISNGGVYGSLLSTPILNPPQSGVLGMHAVQERPVVRDGQIVIRPMMYLALSYDHRIIDGREAVGFLKKVKEYVEEPEELFLEG comes from the coding sequence ATGGAAATAAAGGTTCCGTCAGTGGGCGAATCGGTCTACGAGGCACTGGTGGGGAAGTGGCTGAAAAAGAACGGCGAGGCGGTCCGGAAGGACGAGCCGGTCTGCGAGATCGAGACCGACAAGATCACCATGGAGATCGACGCCGGGGCCGACGGTGTGCTCACCATCATGGTGCCGGAAGGGGCCACGGTGAAGATCGGCTCCGTCATCGGCATTATAGAAGCCGGGACCGGGGACCGGGGACCGGGGACCGGGAAAGGCAAGGAGGTGCCTCCACTGTCGCCGGCGGTTCGCAAGATTGCCCAGGAGCTGGGGATTAAGCCGGAAACTGTCCATGGAAGCGGCCGGGGCGGGCGGGTGACGGTGGATGATCTCTTAACGGCCGGGACCAGGGACTTGACAGCCGGGACGGGGGACCGGGGACCGGGGACCGGGAAAGGCGGGGAAGTGCCGAAGGATGCTGCGGTGAAATCGGGTGAAGCGGCGGCGGTTGGGGGTAAGCAGAAAGAATTTGCTTTTGAGCCGGTCCCCGGTCCCCGGTCCCCGGTCCCCGCGGCAGAGCGCGTTACGCGCTCGCCGATGACCCCCATCCGCAAACGGATCGCCGAGCGGCTCCTGGTGGCCCGGCAGCAGACCGCCATGCTCACCACGTTCAACGAGGCGGATCTGGGCCGGGTGATGGAACTGCGGAAGAAGTACAAGGAGCATTTCCAGAAGAAGCACGGCGTCTCCCTCGGTTTCATGTCGTTCTTCGTGAAGGCGTGCGTGGAGGCCCTGAAGGAGTATCCGGCGGTGAACGGCTCCATCGAGGGGGATGACATCGTCTTCCACCACTACTACCATATCGGCATCGCCATTGGGGCCGAGAAGGGGCTCGTGGTGCCGGTGCTCCGGGACGCCGACCGGCTCTCCTTTGCCGAGATCGAGACGACCATCGCCGGGTTCGCGGAAAAGACCAAGGCCAACCGGCTGGAGCTGTCGGATCTCCAGGGGGGGACTTTCACCATCTCCAACGGCGGGGTCTACGGCTCGCTCCTCTCCACTCCCATTCTCAACCCGCCCCAGAGCGGCGTCCTCGGCATGCACGCCGTCCAGGAGCGCCCCGTGGTCCGCGACGGCCAGATCGTCATACGTCCCATGATGTACCTGGCCCTCTCCTACGACCACCGGATCATCGACGGCCGCGAGGCGGTCGGGTTCCTGAAGAAGGTGAAGGAGTATGTGGAAGAGCCCGAGGAACTCTTCCTTGAAGGGTAG
- the lpdA gene encoding dihydrolipoyl dehydrogenase encodes MSEELYDLIVIGAGPGGYVAAIRAAQLGMSVAVVEKRSALGGVCLNEGCIPSKALLDSSELFALARDRFAGHGIAIDPPRLDLARMMARKDDVVKKLTDGVAFLFKKNKIARVQGTARLTGERDGAHGVDVEGGDQGPGTGDREKQTLRGKRVLLATGSEAAVIPFMPFDGELVVSAREALSFDRVPEHLLVVGAGYVGLELGSVWRRLGSQVTVVEMLPKMLPNTDGQVADTLMGSLKKQGIVFRMETKVTGFAKRDGKAAVTVEAGGATEEIVCDRVLVAAGRRPLTAGLGLEELGVRLEAGRIAVDDNYQTSLRGIYAIGDLIHGPMLAHKAMAEGEVFAERLTGQASVVDYAYIPGIVYTWPEAAGVGRTEEELKTEGVEYRVGKFPFMANGRAKCMDETEGFVKILATPDTGRVLGIHVIGPRASDVIAEAVTVMTYGGSAADIAMTFHAHPTLAEAMKEAALDVEKRAIHA; translated from the coding sequence ATGTCTGAAGAGCTTTACGACCTCATTGTCATCGGTGCCGGCCCTGGCGGCTACGTGGCCGCCATCCGCGCGGCCCAGCTGGGGATGAGCGTCGCGGTGGTGGAGAAGCGGTCCGCCCTGGGGGGGGTCTGCCTCAACGAGGGGTGCATTCCCAGCAAGGCGCTCCTGGATTCCTCGGAACTCTTCGCCCTGGCCAGGGACAGGTTCGCCGGCCACGGCATAGCCATCGATCCGCCACGGCTCGACCTGGCCCGGATGATGGCCCGCAAGGACGACGTGGTGAAGAAGCTGACCGACGGCGTCGCCTTCCTCTTCAAGAAGAACAAGATTGCACGGGTGCAGGGGACGGCCCGGCTCACGGGCGAGCGGGACGGAGCCCACGGCGTTGACGTTGAAGGCGGGGACCAGGGACCGGGGACCGGGGACCGGGAAAAGCAGACCCTCAGGGGAAAGCGGGTGCTTCTGGCAACGGGAAGCGAGGCGGCGGTGATTCCGTTCATGCCCTTTGACGGTGAACTGGTGGTGAGCGCCCGGGAAGCCCTCTCCTTCGACCGGGTGCCGGAGCATCTCCTGGTGGTGGGGGCGGGGTACGTCGGCCTGGAGCTTGGCTCGGTCTGGCGGCGGCTCGGAAGCCAGGTTACGGTGGTGGAGATGCTCCCGAAGATGCTTCCCAACACCGACGGTCAGGTGGCCGACACCCTCATGGGCTCCCTGAAGAAGCAGGGGATCGTCTTCCGGATGGAGACCAAGGTGACCGGCTTTGCCAAGCGTGACGGGAAGGCAGCGGTCACCGTGGAAGCGGGGGGGGCCACGGAGGAGATCGTCTGCGACCGGGTGCTGGTGGCGGCGGGGCGGCGTCCCCTCACGGCGGGGCTCGGCCTGGAGGAATTGGGAGTCCGGCTGGAGGCGGGACGGATCGCCGTGGACGATAACTACCAGACGTCCCTTCGGGGGATTTACGCCATCGGCGACCTGATCCACGGCCCCATGCTTGCCCACAAGGCCATGGCGGAGGGGGAGGTCTTTGCCGAGCGGCTCACCGGCCAGGCGTCGGTGGTGGACTACGCCTATATCCCTGGTATCGTTTATACGTGGCCCGAGGCGGCCGGCGTGGGGCGGACCGAGGAGGAGCTGAAAACGGAGGGGGTCGAGTACCGCGTCGGGAAGTTCCCCTTCATGGCCAACGGCCGCGCCAAGTGCATGGACGAGACCGAAGGGTTCGTGAAGATCCTCGCCACCCCCGACACCGGCCGGGTCCTCGGCATCCACGTCATCGGCCCCCGGGCCTCGGATGTCATCGCCGAGGCGGTTACCGTCATGACCTACGGCGGCAGCGCCGCCGACATCGCCATGACCTTCCACGCCCACCCGACCCTGGCCGAGGCCATGAAGGAGGCGGCCCTGGATGTGGAGAAACGGGCGATACATGCGTGA
- a CDS encoding aconitate hydratase translates to MGKNLATKILEAHLAKGELKPGTEIALKIDHALLQDATGTMAMLEFIAMGVDRVKVELAAQYIDHNLLQTDNRNADDHIFLMTAAQRFGIHVSKPGNGVSHQVHLERFGVPGKTMLGADSHTTSAAGLSMIAIGAGGLDVSLAMAGHPFHLPCPKIWGVKLTGELQPWVSAKDVILEMLRRHTVKGGVGKIIEYYGPGVATLSATDRAIIGNMGAELGATTSVFPSDHRTREFLEAQGRGQLWQELAADPDATYDEYEEIDLATVEPLIARPSSPDNVVRVADIEGLKVDQVLVGSSANSAFRDLMTVCRILDGRRIAPHLSFNVNPGSRQVLENVADQGGIMMLLLAGAQIHQPGCLGCIGMGQAPGTNQVSLRTFPRNFPGRSGTKNDLVYLCSPETAAAAGLFGVVTDPRKLEGLMPWPNVQNPENYILDDSSIIFPLPPEEAKRVEIVTGPNIIPFPDYDPLPETLEAEVILTVGDNISTDTIMPAGNKVLPYRSNIPAISQFVFEHLDPDFHKRAKEKGNGVVIGGENYGQGSSREHAALAPRYLGIRAKIVKSFARIHKANLVNFGILPLTFRNPADYDLVKQGDRLVFPDVRRLVASGAAEIPVRVDGREIVTILEVSDRQRQELLAGGTLNFVKKGGTEG, encoded by the coding sequence ATGGGAAAAAATCTCGCAACCAAGATCCTCGAAGCGCACCTCGCGAAGGGCGAGCTTAAGCCGGGCACCGAGATCGCCCTGAAGATCGACCACGCGCTCTTGCAGGACGCCACCGGCACCATGGCCATGCTGGAGTTCATCGCCATGGGGGTCGACCGGGTGAAGGTGGAGCTGGCGGCCCAGTACATCGACCATAACCTCCTCCAGACCGACAACCGCAACGCCGACGACCACATCTTTCTCATGACCGCGGCCCAGCGGTTCGGCATCCACGTCTCCAAGCCGGGGAACGGGGTCTCCCACCAGGTGCACCTGGAGCGCTTCGGCGTGCCGGGCAAGACCATGCTCGGGGCCGACTCCCACACCACCTCCGCCGCCGGTCTTTCCATGATCGCCATCGGCGCCGGGGGGCTCGATGTCTCACTGGCCATGGCGGGGCACCCCTTCCATCTCCCCTGTCCGAAGATCTGGGGAGTGAAGCTCACGGGAGAGCTCCAGCCCTGGGTCTCGGCCAAGGATGTGATCCTGGAGATGCTCCGCCGCCACACGGTGAAGGGGGGGGTCGGGAAGATCATCGAGTACTACGGCCCCGGCGTGGCGACCCTCTCGGCCACGGACCGGGCCATCATCGGCAACATGGGGGCGGAACTGGGGGCCACCACCTCCGTCTTCCCCTCGGACCACCGGACCCGCGAGTTCCTGGAGGCCCAGGGGCGCGGCCAGCTCTGGCAGGAGCTTGCCGCCGACCCCGACGCCACCTACGACGAGTACGAGGAGATTGACCTCGCCACGGTGGAACCCCTCATCGCCCGGCCGTCATCCCCCGACAACGTGGTGCGGGTGGCCGACATCGAGGGGTTGAAGGTGGACCAGGTGCTGGTGGGGAGTTCCGCCAACTCCGCCTTCCGGGACCTCATGACCGTCTGTCGCATCCTGGATGGCCGGCGCATCGCCCCCCACCTCTCCTTCAACGTGAACCCGGGGAGCCGCCAGGTGCTGGAAAACGTGGCGGATCAAGGCGGGATCATGATGTTGCTTCTGGCCGGCGCCCAGATCCACCAGCCGGGGTGCCTCGGCTGCATCGGCATGGGGCAAGCGCCGGGGACCAATCAGGTGAGCCTCCGCACCTTCCCCCGCAACTTCCCGGGGAGAAGCGGCACGAAGAACGATCTGGTCTACCTCTGCTCCCCCGAGACGGCAGCCGCCGCCGGCCTCTTCGGCGTGGTCACCGACCCCCGCAAGCTGGAGGGCCTCATGCCGTGGCCCAACGTCCAGAACCCTGAGAACTACATCCTGGACGACTCCAGCATCATCTTCCCCCTCCCCCCCGAGGAGGCGAAGCGGGTGGAGATCGTCACCGGCCCCAACATCATCCCGTTCCCCGACTACGATCCCCTCCCCGAGACCTTGGAGGCGGAGGTCATCCTCACCGTGGGGGACAATATCTCCACCGACACCATCATGCCTGCGGGGAATAAGGTGCTCCCCTACCGGAGCAACATCCCGGCCATCAGCCAGTTCGTCTTCGAGCATCTGGACCCCGATTTCCACAAGCGGGCCAAGGAGAAGGGGAACGGCGTCGTCATCGGCGGGGAGAACTACGGCCAGGGGTCGAGCCGGGAGCATGCGGCCCTGGCGCCGCGCTATCTCGGCATCCGGGCCAAGATCGTCAAGAGCTTCGCCCGGATCCACAAGGCGAACCTGGTGAACTTCGGCATCCTCCCCCTCACGTTCAGAAATCCCGCCGACTACGACCTGGTGAAGCAGGGGGACCGCCTCGTGTTCCCCGATGTGCGCCGGCTCGTGGCCTCCGGCGCCGCAGAGATACCGGTGCGGGTGGACGGACGGGAGATTGTCACCATTCTGGAGGTCTCAGACCGGCAGCGGCAGGAGCTTCTGGCCGGGGGGACCCTGAACTTTGTGAAAAAAGGCGGTACGGAGGGGTGA
- a CDS encoding tetratricopeptide repeat protein — protein sequence MKGRLTAAGTCSLLAALLLAAPDPSASARVGRNGKTPAAQEFARTRGAAQRGDAGAAFRLALMFLDGTGVARNPAESVRFMRIAAERGHVRAQYFLGTLYHEGAGVKQDQKEAARWIARAAAGGDAEAQYAYGLLLLSGDGVPVDKVAAMEWLGKASRQGSGGARDVLRQLVALPGRPTEIRSLEPFITAPRAAPSGDAADGGAHLEGMGVILDQGEFGLRFSVPHLKEAIAPVYPAYSPDKGVWNRIQGGTFEIIYRPGAK from the coding sequence TTGAAGGGTAGATTGACCGCCGCAGGGACCTGCTCACTGCTGGCGGCCCTTCTCCTGGCCGCTCCTGATCCGTCGGCATCGGCCCGGGTCGGCAGGAATGGCAAAACACCTGCGGCACAGGAGTTTGCCCGGACCAGGGGAGCGGCGCAGAGGGGTGACGCCGGCGCCGCTTTCCGGCTTGCCCTGATGTTTCTCGATGGCACGGGCGTTGCGCGCAATCCCGCGGAATCGGTCCGGTTCATGAGGATCGCCGCGGAGCGGGGACACGTGCGGGCCCAGTACTTCCTGGGCACCCTCTACCACGAAGGTGCGGGAGTGAAGCAGGACCAGAAGGAAGCCGCCCGCTGGATCGCCAGGGCTGCGGCTGGTGGCGATGCCGAGGCCCAGTACGCCTATGGTCTCCTCCTTCTCTCCGGCGATGGGGTTCCGGTCGACAAGGTGGCAGCCATGGAGTGGCTCGGCAAGGCCTCCCGCCAGGGGAGCGGGGGAGCCCGCGACGTGCTCCGGCAGCTGGTTGCCCTGCCGGGACGTCCCACCGAGATCCGCTCCCTGGAGCCGTTCATTACGGCGCCCCGTGCCGCGCCTTCGGGCGACGCTGCCGATGGGGGAGCGCATCTTGAAGGGATGGGGGTGATCCTTGACCAGGGGGAGTTCGGCCTCCGGTTTTCCGTGCCCCACCTGAAGGAGGCGATTGCCCCGGTCTATCCGGCGTATTCTCCGGACAAGGGGGTCTGGAACCGCATCCAAGGGGGGACGTTCGAAATCATCTACCGGCCGGGTGCAAAGTAG
- the glgC gene encoding glucose-1-phosphate adenylyltransferase: MYVTGNLAGNTIAMVLAGGKGERLAPLTLRRPKPGVAFGGKYKIIDFVLSNMFNSGIKKVYILTQYRAYSLMKHIRESWGKWAGLGEFFVAISPETSSESEEWFKGTADAINHYLRFIESSDADYVAIFGGDHIYRMDVSQMIGYHRRNRADITIAALEVPVEEARRFGVFCVDDDNRVTAFEEKPANPVTIPGRETCFASMGNYIFSTRRLIEVLQEGKKLHADLDFGKHVIPMMLAKKDRVFAYNFNDNLIPGMKPEERGYWKDVGTIDSYYEANMELIHVSPQLNLYNYKWPILTNQGNYPPAKTVFDEDGRRGMNIDSYVCAGCITSGSVVRRSIVGPLTKVNSYSLVEDSILFENVNVGRNVKIRRAIIDKNITIPDGTTIGYDHGEDRRRGYTVTESGIVVVSPAE, encoded by the coding sequence ATGTATGTAACGGGCAATCTTGCGGGGAACACGATAGCGATGGTTCTGGCGGGAGGAAAGGGAGAGCGGCTTGCCCCCCTTACCCTGAGGCGGCCGAAGCCGGGCGTGGCCTTTGGCGGGAAGTACAAGATCATCGATTTCGTTCTGAGCAACATGTTCAACTCGGGGATCAAGAAGGTCTACATCCTGACCCAGTACCGGGCGTACTCCCTCATGAAGCACATCCGGGAATCATGGGGGAAATGGGCCGGTCTCGGCGAGTTCTTCGTGGCCATATCGCCGGAGACGAGCAGCGAGAGCGAGGAGTGGTTCAAGGGGACCGCCGACGCCATCAACCACTACCTGCGGTTCATCGAATCGTCGGATGCGGACTATGTGGCCATTTTCGGCGGTGACCACATCTACCGGATGGATGTCAGCCAGATGATCGGGTACCATCGGAGGAACCGGGCCGATATCACCATTGCCGCCCTTGAGGTGCCCGTGGAGGAGGCGAGGAGGTTCGGGGTCTTTTGCGTGGACGACGATAACCGGGTGACGGCATTCGAGGAGAAGCCGGCCAATCCGGTCACCATCCCCGGGCGGGAAACCTGCTTTGCCTCCATGGGCAACTACATCTTTTCAACAAGAAGGCTCATCGAGGTTCTGCAGGAGGGGAAGAAGCTCCATGCCGATCTCGATTTCGGCAAGCACGTGATCCCCATGATGCTTGCAAAAAAGGACCGGGTCTTTGCCTATAACTTCAACGACAACCTGATCCCCGGCATGAAGCCCGAGGAAAGGGGGTACTGGAAGGATGTGGGGACCATCGATTCCTACTACGAGGCCAACATGGAGCTGATCCATGTCTCCCCGCAACTGAATCTCTATAACTACAAGTGGCCCATCCTGACCAACCAGGGGAATTACCCGCCGGCAAAGACGGTGTTCGACGAGGATGGCCGCCGTGGCATGAACATCGACTCCTACGTCTGCGCCGGCTGCATAACCAGCGGGAGCGTCGTGCGCCGGTCCATCGTTGGCCCGCTCACCAAGGTCAACAGTTACAGCCTCGTGGAGGACTCGATCCTCTTCGAGAACGTCAACGTCGGCAGGAACGTGAAGATAAGAAGGGCGATCATAGACAAGAACATCACCATTCCCGACGGGACCACTATAGGATATGACCACGGGGAAGACCGCCGCAGAGGCTATACCGTGACCGAATCCGGCATCGTTGTGGTATCGCCGGCCGAGTAG
- a CDS encoding glycogen/starch/alpha-glucan phosphorylase — protein sequence MIQKKRGKTVHIPGLTDLPPLPRDVPSLMEDFRHYYTYNLGRDKFCRSVHYHYKALALAVRDRLMEDWKNTRYAYLDADCKRGYYLSLEFLMGRALGNAMLNLGVTDTAAKALMDLGIAMEDLAEAEVDAGLGNGGLGRLAACFLDSCATLQLPVMGYGIRYEYGMFRQRIVNGHQVEEPDHWLRNGNPWEIERQEYTQRVCYGGRTERYGTGDGGFRVRWVDTHDVLAIPYDTPVPGYSNGTVNTLRLWKSVATDAFNLVEFNAGSYTESVAAKNEAENITMVLYPNDASESGKALRLRQQYFLASASLQDVIERWVVISKGDFSGFAEKNCFQLNDTHPSCAVPELMRLLMDEQGMGWDEAWGITTRTMAYTNHTLLPEALEKWPLSLFAQLLPRLLEIILEINARFLAEVASRWPGDHERLRRMSLIEEGPVPQVRMAYLAIVGSFSVNGVAALHSQLLAQGLFRDFHELWPHKFNNKTNGVTPRRWLAWCNPGLSRLITETIGDGWVSDLSRIGKIAAFADDPGFREKWREVKRANKERLAAMVLDKCCVAFDPEALFDVQVKRIHEYKRQLLNILHVIHLYDRIKRGDTEGWTNRCVLIGGKAAPGYFMAKLIIKLTSNVAQVVNADPQVGDRLKVAFLPNYRVTAMEVVCPGTDLSEQISTAGKEASGTGNMKFMMNGALTIGTLDGANIEIREEVGDANFFMFGLTAEEVEAARRGYDPGAIIEADADLGRVMNLLAFGHFNLFEPGIFDPIIGAITSPHDPWMVAADFRSYVNAQQRVAAAYRDREQWARMSIINSASSGKFSTDRTIREYNDGIWGLQPVPVLAAR from the coding sequence ATGATTCAGAAGAAGAGAGGCAAGACAGTACATATCCCAGGGCTTACCGACCTTCCCCCCCTGCCGCGGGACGTGCCGAGCCTGATGGAGGATTTTCGCCACTACTATACCTACAACCTGGGGCGCGACAAGTTCTGCCGGTCGGTCCACTACCACTACAAGGCCCTGGCCCTCGCGGTCCGGGACCGCCTCATGGAGGACTGGAAGAACACCCGCTACGCCTACCTGGATGCCGACTGCAAGCGGGGCTACTACCTGTCGCTGGAGTTCCTCATGGGACGCGCCCTCGGCAATGCCATGCTGAACCTCGGCGTTACCGATACCGCGGCAAAGGCCCTCATGGACCTGGGCATCGCCATGGAAGACCTGGCTGAGGCGGAAGTCGACGCCGGCCTCGGCAACGGCGGCCTGGGGCGCCTGGCGGCCTGCTTCCTCGACAGCTGCGCCACCCTGCAGCTGCCGGTCATGGGGTACGGCATCCGGTACGAGTACGGGATGTTCCGGCAGCGGATCGTGAACGGCCACCAGGTGGAGGAGCCGGACCACTGGCTGCGCAACGGCAACCCCTGGGAGATCGAGCGCCAGGAGTACACCCAGCGGGTCTGCTACGGGGGGCGCACCGAGCGCTACGGGACCGGTGACGGCGGTTTCCGCGTCCGGTGGGTGGATACCCATGACGTGCTGGCCATTCCCTACGATACGCCGGTGCCGGGGTACAGCAACGGCACGGTCAATACCCTGCGGCTCTGGAAGTCGGTCGCCACCGACGCCTTCAACCTGGTTGAATTCAATGCCGGCAGCTACACCGAGTCGGTCGCCGCCAAGAACGAGGCGGAGAACATCACCATGGTGCTCTACCCCAACGACGCCAGCGAGAGCGGCAAGGCGCTGCGGCTGCGCCAGCAGTATTTCCTGGCGTCGGCCAGCCTCCAGGATGTCATTGAACGCTGGGTCGTGATCAGCAAGGGGGATTTCAGCGGTTTTGCCGAGAAGAACTGTTTCCAGCTGAACGACACCCACCCCAGCTGCGCCGTGCCGGAGTTGATGCGCCTCCTCATGGACGAGCAGGGGATGGGGTGGGACGAGGCGTGGGGGATCACCACCCGCACCATGGCCTACACAAACCACACCCTCCTTCCCGAGGCTCTGGAGAAGTGGCCCCTCTCCCTGTTCGCCCAGCTTCTGCCGCGCCTTCTGGAAATCATCCTGGAGATCAACGCCCGCTTCCTGGCCGAGGTCGCCAGCCGCTGGCCCGGCGACCATGAGCGGCTCCGGCGCATGTCCCTCATCGAGGAGGGGCCGGTGCCCCAGGTCCGGATGGCCTACCTGGCCATTGTCGGCAGCTTTTCCGTTAACGGGGTCGCCGCCCTCCACTCCCAGCTCCTTGCCCAGGGGCTCTTCCGGGACTTCCATGAGCTCTGGCCCCACAAATTCAACAACAAGACCAACGGGGTCACGCCACGCCGCTGGCTCGCCTGGTGCAATCCGGGCCTGAGCCGGCTCATAACCGAGACCATCGGCGACGGCTGGGTTTCAGACCTCTCCCGGATCGGGAAGATCGCCGCTTTCGCCGACGATCCCGGCTTCCGGGAGAAGTGGCGGGAGGTGAAGCGGGCCAACAAGGAGCGGCTGGCGGCCATGGTTCTGGACAAGTGCTGTGTCGCCTTCGACCCGGAGGCCCTCTTCGACGTGCAGGTGAAGCGGATCCACGAGTACAAGCGCCAGCTCCTCAACATCCTCCACGTCATCCATCTCTATGACCGGATCAAGCGCGGCGACACCGAGGGGTGGACCAACCGGTGCGTCCTCATCGGCGGCAAGGCGGCCCCCGGCTACTTCATGGCTAAGCTCATCATCAAGCTCACCAGCAACGTGGCCCAGGTGGTGAACGCCGACCCCCAGGTGGGGGACCGGCTCAAAGTGGCGTTCCTCCCCAACTACCGGGTAACGGCCATGGAGGTCGTCTGTCCCGGCACCGACTTGTCGGAGCAGATTTCCACCGCCGGCAAGGAGGCATCGGGCACCGGCAACATGAAGTTCATGATGAACGGCGCCCTGACCATCGGCACCCTCGATGGAGCCAATATCGAAATCCGGGAAGAGGTGGGGGACGCAAATTTCTTCATGTTCGGTCTCACCGCCGAGGAGGTGGAGGCGGCGCGCAGGGGGTACGACCCCGGTGCCATCATTGAAGCCGACGCTGATCTCGGGCGGGTAATGAACCTGCTGGCGTTTGGCCACTTCAACCTGTTCGAGCCGGGGATCTTCGATCCGATCATCGGTGCAATCACCAGTCCCCATGATCCCTGGATGGTCGCCGCCGACTTCCGCAGCTACGTCAACGCCCAGCAGAGGGTCGCCGCCGCCTACCGGGACCGGGAGCAGTGGGCCCGTATGAGCATCATCAACAGCGCCTCCAGTGGCAAGTTCTCCACCGACCGGACCATCCGGGAGTACAACGACGGTATCTGGGGGCTCCAGCCTGTGCCGGTACTTGCTGCAAGGTAA